Proteins found in one Pontibacter sp. SGAir0037 genomic segment:
- a CDS encoding glycosyltransferase family 4 protein: protein MKKVLLLNGCLEPGKDGVGDYSLLFAAELQNLGLEVLLCSLHDSFIKKVSQKYSNGLNITRIPATLSWHKKTKLLESLIDACKPDHISLQFVIYAFHTKGLPFRAMYYLQKVLKRFSSVSLMMHEPWIGRSYQEPAKRRVIGFIQRNMIKKFIAEVSPKVIHTSNSAFHKLLAYYKIDVKILPLFSNIPYIPHARLQVEAWMLANDCIGVGEQLRIGIFGRIPQQWNLKGLLEWLSKENENAVLLHIGKADEDQVRKLSDEINSTIPSLKAYFLGERDTDFVSGFLQTIDAGVAVTATQILGKSGVAAAYREHGLPIIIAGLDENFRKINLETILQDDCISLNHSLDSQRLKLRRREATNTRCQVARQWVQDVQTTKVLI from the coding sequence ATGAAAAAAGTACTTCTGCTTAATGGTTGCCTAGAGCCTGGTAAAGATGGCGTAGGAGACTATAGCTTACTTTTCGCAGCAGAATTACAAAATCTAGGTCTTGAAGTTCTTTTGTGTAGTTTACATGACTCTTTTATAAAAAAGGTGTCGCAGAAATACTCTAATGGTTTAAATATTACCAGAATACCTGCTACACTTAGTTGGCATAAAAAAACAAAGCTGCTTGAGAGCCTTATTGATGCATGTAAGCCAGATCATATTAGCTTACAGTTTGTGATCTATGCCTTTCACACTAAAGGCCTACCTTTCAGGGCAATGTATTACCTGCAGAAAGTGCTTAAGAGGTTTTCGTCCGTTAGCCTTATGATGCATGAACCATGGATCGGCCGTTCATATCAAGAGCCAGCCAAAAGAAGAGTTATTGGCTTCATTCAGCGGAACATGATAAAAAAATTTATCGCTGAGGTAAGCCCTAAAGTAATACATACAAGCAATTCAGCCTTCCATAAGCTATTGGCCTACTATAAGATTGATGTAAAGATATTACCTCTGTTCAGTAATATTCCCTATATACCACATGCACGTTTACAGGTAGAGGCCTGGATGTTAGCAAATGACTGTATAGGCGTAGGAGAGCAGCTGAGAATTGGAATATTCGGACGAATTCCGCAGCAATGGAATCTTAAAGGACTTTTGGAATGGTTAAGCAAAGAAAATGAAAATGCAGTACTGCTACATATTGGTAAGGCTGATGAGGACCAGGTCAGGAAATTAAGTGACGAAATCAATAGTACTATACCTTCATTAAAGGCTTATTTTCTTGGAGAACGTGACACCGATTTTGTTTCTGGTTTTTTACAAACCATAGATGCCGGTGTGGCTGTTACGGCTACACAAATTTTAGGCAAGAGTGGAGTAGCTGCAGCTTACCGTGAGCATGGGCTTCCAATTATAATTGCCGGTTTGGATGAAAACTTTCGCAAGATTAATCTGGAGACCATCCTGCAGGACGATTGTATTTCGCTTAACCACTCGTTGGACAGCCAGCGGTTGAAATTAAGAAGGCGTGAAGCTACTAATACGCGCTGTCAGGTAGCCAGACAATGGGTTCAAGATGTACAGACAACTAAAGTATTAATATGA
- a CDS encoding acyltransferase, which produces MRVGRGSTVDSPIFTWPHQVQIGDDCVIERDVFFKYDGVWSEGPSIILGNNTFVGTGSEFNISDKITVGQDCLIASGCKFVDHDHGYDFRHLPIRLQPPQEAPIIIEENVWLGFNVVVLKGVTIGKGAIVAAGSVVNQSIPEQEIWGGVPARKIKSRKYEKSTSA; this is translated from the coding sequence TTGCGTGTAGGAAGAGGAAGTACAGTTGATAGCCCCATTTTTACCTGGCCACATCAGGTTCAGATTGGAGATGACTGTGTAATCGAAAGGGATGTTTTCTTTAAATACGATGGCGTTTGGTCAGAAGGCCCTTCCATCATTTTAGGAAATAATACTTTTGTTGGCACTGGGTCAGAATTCAACATCAGTGATAAAATAACTGTTGGTCAGGATTGCCTGATAGCCTCAGGGTGTAAGTTTGTAGACCATGATCATGGGTATGATTTTCGACATTTACCTATCAGACTTCAACCTCCGCAAGAAGCACCTATTATAATTGAAGAAAATGTATGGTTAGGTTTCAACGTGGTGGTTTTAAAAGGAGTTACTATCGGAAAAGGGGCTATTGTGGCTGCAGGTTCTGTTGTAAATCAGTCTATTCCTGAACAGGAAATTTGGGGTGGTGTTCCGGCCCGTAAAATAAAATCCAGAAAATATGAAAAAAGTACTTCTGCTTAA
- a CDS encoding glycosyltransferase family 4 protein, translated as MAKIVHIADIDLNPTSGMGRVGYHWKIAFENAGHEFVHIGKKEIGKTSHPSQFPRLARSYFIEKLNGTADVILAHEPVSGFFTKYQIPVVLFSHGIEQREWELRLSKYKRYYEPVSLRSRVLFPLWRLRPCNKGLRGSKILLLSNSEDKSFVAKRFKRRDQDTFVFRNGIYPGYFKNSKSDLEETETCTIAFNGTWIKRKGIDLLVRAASILAQRGVKVKWFLFGVVFPKDQVLAAFPENLHDQIEVVSLYKPEEEQDLYSKAEIFVLPSFFEGQSLALLQAMASQMCCITSSCCAQIDLIKHMQNGLLFNPGDATDLANQLQFAVENKSTRQKLAANAQASVQDYRWESVSEEIVNIVKAVL; from the coding sequence ATGGCTAAAATCGTACATATAGCAGATATAGATCTCAATCCCACTTCAGGAATGGGTAGAGTAGGATACCATTGGAAAATCGCATTTGAAAATGCAGGACATGAGTTTGTACACATTGGTAAGAAAGAGATAGGCAAAACAAGCCATCCTTCCCAATTTCCTCGGTTGGCCAGATCCTATTTTATTGAAAAACTAAATGGTACTGCAGATGTTATTTTAGCTCATGAACCTGTTAGTGGCTTTTTTACAAAATATCAAATTCCTGTTGTTCTTTTTAGCCATGGCATAGAACAAAGAGAGTGGGAGCTACGCCTTTCAAAGTACAAAAGGTATTATGAGCCTGTTAGTTTAAGAAGCCGTGTATTATTTCCGTTGTGGCGTTTGCGCCCGTGTAATAAAGGATTACGTGGGTCTAAAATTCTTCTACTTTCTAATTCTGAAGACAAGAGTTTTGTTGCGAAGCGGTTCAAAAGGAGGGATCAGGATACCTTTGTGTTTCGGAATGGTATTTATCCCGGCTATTTCAAAAATAGCAAAAGCGATCTGGAAGAAACTGAAACTTGTACCATCGCATTTAATGGCACCTGGATCAAAAGAAAGGGAATTGATTTATTAGTTAGAGCTGCTTCAATTTTAGCACAACGAGGAGTTAAAGTAAAGTGGTTCCTTTTTGGAGTAGTGTTTCCGAAAGATCAGGTACTAGCAGCGTTTCCTGAAAATTTACATGATCAAATTGAGGTAGTTTCTCTTTATAAGCCTGAAGAGGAGCAGGATTTATATAGTAAAGCAGAAATTTTTGTACTTCCCAGTTTTTTTGAGGGACAATCTCTTGCTTTACTTCAGGCTATGGCTTCACAGATGTGCTGTATAACATCGTCTTGTTGTGCACAGATTGATTTGATCAAACATATGCAAAACGGCTTACTTTTTAATCCGGGTGATGCAACTGATCTGGCAAATCAATTACAGTTTGCCGTTGAAAATAAATCAACCAGACAGAAATTAGCTGCTAATGCGCAAGCCTCTGTACAAGATTACCGCTGGGAATCAGTTTCGGAAGAAATTGTAAACATAGTAAAAGCAGTTCTGTAG
- a CDS encoding glycosyltransferase → MKSEAIIFLCSFEEINRERKAYFEAFSKLVEVIFYDGSLNMLAKEISRLRQIDVEPILILYPNPYLTDIPDEIVEIDVPTACFHIDTYHGTKSRINESMLFDYAFVFHPGYEKIFREAGHPNAFLLPHAVEGHLYPEYKIARKYEVGWVGRLDGKLYQKRKALVNLIHKKFYTNNINLFYNQDDLIGVYTDSKIAVNISRDDYLQDANLRCFEIMAAGALLITMAPTELTALGFVDGKHFVTYQNEKDLVEKIAYYLAHEDERNSIAKAAYELVHLEHTYQNRAAYILDVLKKEKRESGAPAKSWTPKKIKEIYFEYATQQHKLDRAFRYGGNLLSMRDTRIPWIVYRLLKAVYVEFKLLF, encoded by the coding sequence ATGAAATCTGAAGCTATTATTTTCCTCTGTTCATTTGAGGAAATAAACAGAGAGAGAAAAGCTTACTTCGAGGCATTTTCAAAGCTTGTGGAAGTAATTTTCTATGATGGAAGCTTAAACATGCTTGCAAAAGAGATAAGCAGGCTTAGGCAAATAGACGTTGAGCCTATCTTAATACTTTATCCTAATCCATATTTAACTGATATTCCGGATGAAATTGTAGAAATTGACGTTCCAACTGCTTGTTTTCATATAGATACTTATCATGGAACGAAGAGCAGGATAAATGAATCTATGCTATTTGATTACGCCTTTGTTTTCCATCCAGGGTATGAGAAAATTTTCAGAGAAGCAGGACATCCTAATGCATTTCTGCTTCCTCATGCAGTAGAGGGACATCTATACCCTGAGTATAAAATAGCCAGAAAATATGAGGTAGGTTGGGTAGGACGATTAGATGGGAAATTGTATCAGAAGCGAAAGGCTCTTGTTAACCTGATTCATAAAAAATTCTATACTAATAACATTAACCTTTTCTACAATCAGGATGATCTAATAGGTGTTTACACAGATTCTAAAATTGCGGTTAACATATCCAGAGATGATTATTTGCAGGACGCAAATCTTAGGTGTTTTGAAATAATGGCTGCGGGAGCGTTATTAATTACTATGGCTCCTACAGAATTAACTGCACTCGGCTTTGTAGATGGGAAGCATTTTGTTACCTATCAAAACGAAAAGGATTTGGTTGAGAAAATAGCTTATTATCTGGCACATGAAGATGAAAGAAATTCTATAGCCAAGGCTGCTTACGAACTAGTACATCTGGAGCATACTTATCAAAACAGAGCTGCTTACATTCTGGATGTTCTGAAGAAAGAGAAGAGAGAATCAGGCGCACCTGCCAAAAGCTGGACTCCAAAGAAGATAAAGGAAATTTATTTTGAATATGCGACTCAGCAACATAAACTCGATCGAGCTTTCAGATATGGAGGGAATCTTTTAAGTATGCGGGACACCAGAATACCATGGATAGTTTACAGGCTACTGAAGGCAGTTTATGTAGAGTTCAAACTTTTATTTTAG
- a CDS encoding NAD-dependent epimerase/dehydratase family protein has translation MAKYCVFGGAGFIGQHVVNKLRVQGHEVIIVGNSRRNDAQHYDWSSLDYIDLKRILKGVEGVINLAYSSTPKTSFDDPIADIRDNLPFAINFFEWMGQFPISRIVMVSTGGAIYGNTNENPTSELAETNPISPYGITKLAVEKYAHMYFKHKGLPVISVRPGNAYGIGQTPFSGQGFIATATYSILENKAISIFGKEGTIRDYIHVEDVAEGIIAALYAGKPGEVYNIGTGIGTSNKTILDYLFKMALGDGFMLPEVYYKELRPFDVLENVLDTTKLTNHSGWRPKIDLSDGVQEYWNHAMAKVSNSSLNKVQWEC, from the coding sequence ATGGCTAAATATTGTGTATTTGGAGGAGCTGGTTTCATTGGTCAGCATGTAGTTAATAAACTGCGGGTTCAGGGGCACGAAGTAATTATAGTAGGTAACAGCAGAAGAAATGATGCTCAACATTATGATTGGTCGAGCTTAGATTATATTGATTTAAAGCGCATTTTAAAGGGAGTGGAGGGCGTTATTAATCTGGCTTATTCTTCTACCCCAAAAACCAGCTTTGATGATCCTATTGCAGATATAAGAGACAACTTACCTTTTGCCATTAATTTTTTTGAGTGGATGGGGCAGTTCCCGATTAGTCGTATCGTTATGGTTTCGACAGGTGGAGCTATCTACGGTAACACCAATGAAAATCCAACTTCTGAGCTTGCAGAAACGAATCCTATTTCTCCTTATGGTATAACAAAACTTGCTGTAGAGAAATATGCACACATGTACTTTAAGCATAAAGGGTTACCCGTAATCTCTGTTAGGCCGGGAAACGCTTATGGTATCGGGCAAACTCCTTTTTCAGGCCAGGGCTTTATTGCTACGGCTACTTATTCAATTTTAGAAAATAAGGCTATTAGTATATTCGGGAAAGAAGGTACAATACGTGATTACATACATGTAGAGGATGTGGCTGAAGGAATAATTGCGGCCTTGTATGCAGGAAAACCTGGTGAAGTTTACAACATAGGTACTGGTATCGGTACATCCAATAAAACCATTTTGGATTATCTTTTTAAGATGGCTCTAGGCGATGGTTTTATGCTACCCGAGGTGTATTATAAGGAACTAAGGCCTTTCGATGTGTTAGAGAATGTACTCGATACGACTAAATTAACAAATCATTCAGGTTGGAGGCCAAAAATAGACCTTTCAGATGGTGTTCAAGAATATTGGAACCATGCTATGGCTAAAGTTTCAAACAGCAGCCTAAATAAAGTGCAGTGGGAATGTTAA
- a CDS encoding glycosyltransferase family 2 protein, with translation MLDSNKTNSDPFISVVIPTRHRNDYLAQCLDCLHPDVQSLKSDNYEVIVSDDGSLTTSESMIKEKYPWVRWVAGPRKGPAANRNNGVQHIRAPWIAFTDDDCLPNSNWIEAYVKAIKTNPSHNVFEGKTMPDREQQRFNEVSPRNEKGGYLWSCNLAVRANYYKEIGGYCEDFHFELEDIEFRTRVIKDGQELIFVPEASACHPWRLVNYHYKVGIDSVLTLLKRHPDHRKYYSLTTRLKILIPQSINIIPYAFKYKFRGLNYAIIDLLYEIKSAFLIQFMLWRHDRRLRTQR, from the coding sequence ATGCTGGATAGTAATAAGACAAATTCAGACCCATTTATTTCTGTCGTTATACCCACAAGGCACCGCAATGATTATCTGGCTCAATGTTTAGATTGTCTGCATCCTGATGTTCAATCACTAAAAAGTGATAACTATGAAGTTATTGTTTCAGACGATGGCTCCTTAACAACTTCGGAGAGCATGATTAAGGAAAAATACCCATGGGTGAGGTGGGTTGCAGGTCCACGTAAAGGACCTGCAGCTAATCGGAACAATGGTGTTCAGCATATAAGAGCTCCATGGATTGCCTTTACTGATGATGATTGTTTACCGAATTCCAATTGGATTGAGGCTTATGTGAAGGCAATTAAAACCAATCCTTCACACAATGTTTTTGAAGGAAAAACAATGCCAGATCGTGAGCAACAGCGATTTAATGAGGTATCTCCCAGAAATGAAAAAGGAGGGTACTTATGGAGTTGCAATTTGGCTGTAAGGGCAAACTATTATAAAGAAATTGGTGGCTATTGCGAAGATTTTCATTTCGAATTAGAAGATATCGAGTTCAGAACCAGAGTTATAAAAGATGGGCAAGAGCTGATTTTTGTTCCTGAGGCTTCTGCATGCCACCCATGGCGCTTAGTTAATTACCATTATAAAGTTGGAATAGATAGTGTTCTGACACTGCTGAAACGGCATCCGGATCATAGAAAGTACTATTCTTTAACAACGCGGCTTAAAATTCTTATTCCTCAATCAATCAACATTATACCTTATGCCTTTAAGTATAAATTTCGAGGCCTTAATTACGCGATAATAGATTTATTGTATGAAATAAAAAGTGCATTCTTAATTCAGTTTATGCTTTGGAGGCATGATAGAAGATTAAGAACTCAGAGATAG
- a CDS encoding polysaccharide pyruvyl transferase family protein produces MKLIYFRENKNFGDALNPIIFGKFLPDFFDEDDSTVFLGIGSILQFRRDAKHKIIFSSGFAYGELPTIDSSYDVQCVRGPLTAKKLGISEKLAITDGAALLRAFNMKHPIKKYKFSFMPHHGSLHFYDWKRVCEEVGYHFIDPLGETDDVLSQILQSEVVIAEAMHGAIVADTLRVPWIPVKFYKSINEFKWLDWTQSLNLQYEPTVLRPLYDKASVSKKITTRFGNIPDFIIKQSAQLYTSYQDAFLQKSIIRDFAKLRHSRIFLSRETLLDEKVERLLYKLEHVQLKYERIIK; encoded by the coding sequence ATGAAGCTAATCTACTTTAGGGAGAATAAAAACTTTGGTGATGCCCTTAATCCTATCATCTTTGGTAAGTTCCTTCCTGATTTTTTTGATGAGGATGATAGCACAGTATTCTTAGGGATCGGATCAATTCTTCAGTTCAGAAGAGATGCTAAACATAAGATTATATTTAGTTCAGGTTTTGCTTACGGCGAGTTACCAACCATAGATAGTAGCTATGATGTGCAATGTGTACGAGGGCCATTAACCGCAAAAAAATTAGGTATCAGCGAAAAGCTAGCTATAACTGATGGTGCTGCACTATTAAGGGCATTCAATATGAAACACCCTATAAAGAAGTATAAATTCTCATTCATGCCTCATCATGGGAGTTTACATTTCTACGATTGGAAGAGGGTATGTGAGGAAGTAGGCTACCACTTTATTGATCCCTTGGGTGAAACAGATGATGTTTTATCTCAGATTTTGCAATCTGAAGTGGTTATTGCAGAGGCTATGCATGGAGCCATTGTTGCAGATACGCTTCGGGTGCCCTGGATTCCTGTTAAGTTCTACAAAAGCATAAATGAGTTTAAGTGGTTAGACTGGACTCAGTCTCTGAATTTACAATATGAACCAACAGTACTCAGGCCTCTGTATGATAAAGCTTCTGTTTCTAAAAAAATAACAACCAGGTTCGGCAATATTCCCGACTTTATTATAAAGCAGAGTGCACAGTTATATACCTCATATCAGGATGCTTTCTTACAGAAGTCAATTATCAGAGATTTTGCAAAATTAAGACACAGTAGAATTTTCTTAAGTAGAGAGACGCTGTTAGATGAAAAGGTTGAAAGATTGCTGTATAAACTTGAGCATGTTCAGCTGAAATACGAGAGAATCATCAAATAA
- a CDS encoding lipopolysaccharide biosynthesis protein, with amino-acid sequence MIGKIALGVQEERETIRKWVKVLGAFLLGQGAIQFVQLLSGFLLIRWLTVEEYAQYSITFAFQSTAQMLVELGFSGAIVALVGPKIHNKEVIGEYIKAGKYYRNRLFIIVGLICLIVFPLLNFHHGWPLYITCILLCSILFNLFFSGLSAYYTTPLRMHKRLKDLYSVELKSSLGRLSVLGLLALFSGLNAWIAAILSSLTLWYNGRAFKEKAGVLIAEPETSSQAARKEIYSYIKPVIPGIIYSAFSAQIALFIIGVFGKSESIAEVGALGRLGQLFLILNAASSILVAPFLARQSDKVLVKRYLNIMAGATVLATGIAAFAYVFPEPLLWIIGSKYAHLEKEVGLLILNSCIMMLNVLMWDMNCSRKWIWTWIPIVSISSNIVLQVVLVFCMDLSTTYNVLVFSIILSSFNLLNKILVAFIGLNKVKHEANLL; translated from the coding sequence ATGATAGGAAAGATAGCACTAGGTGTACAGGAAGAGCGAGAAACTATAAGAAAGTGGGTTAAAGTTCTCGGAGCATTTTTATTAGGACAAGGAGCAATTCAATTTGTACAGTTGCTGAGCGGGTTTTTGTTAATAAGGTGGTTAACTGTAGAAGAGTATGCTCAATATAGTATCACATTTGCCTTTCAATCAACTGCCCAAATGCTAGTTGAGCTTGGGTTTTCAGGTGCCATAGTAGCGTTAGTCGGACCTAAAATTCATAATAAAGAGGTTATTGGTGAATATATAAAAGCTGGTAAATACTATAGGAACAGATTATTTATAATAGTTGGCTTAATCTGTCTAATTGTATTTCCTCTGTTAAATTTTCATCACGGCTGGCCTTTATATATAACGTGTATACTGCTATGTTCAATCTTATTTAATTTATTTTTTTCTGGGCTAAGTGCATATTATACAACTCCGCTTAGAATGCATAAAAGGTTAAAAGATCTTTACTCTGTAGAGCTTAAAAGTAGTTTAGGAAGATTATCAGTGTTAGGACTATTAGCTCTCTTTTCAGGATTAAATGCTTGGATAGCAGCAATATTATCTAGCCTTACTTTGTGGTATAATGGTAGAGCCTTTAAGGAAAAAGCAGGTGTATTGATTGCTGAACCGGAAACTAGTTCTCAGGCTGCTCGAAAAGAAATTTACAGCTATATAAAGCCTGTCATTCCAGGTATTATTTACTCGGCATTCAGTGCCCAAATTGCGCTTTTTATCATAGGAGTATTCGGTAAATCTGAAAGCATAGCTGAGGTAGGAGCACTGGGAAGGTTAGGGCAGTTGTTTTTGATATTGAATGCAGCAAGTTCAATTCTTGTGGCACCCTTTCTGGCAAGGCAATCAGATAAAGTATTAGTAAAAAGATACCTCAACATAATGGCCGGAGCTACTGTGCTTGCCACCGGTATAGCTGCTTTCGCTTATGTATTTCCTGAACCATTATTGTGGATTATCGGAAGCAAGTATGCTCATCTTGAGAAAGAAGTAGGGCTGCTGATACTGAACTCCTGCATCATGATGCTTAATGTTCTTATGTGGGACATGAATTGTTCACGCAAGTGGATATGGACTTGGATACCCATAGTAAGCATAAGTAGTAATATTGTACTTCAGGTAGTGTTGGTATTTTGCATGGACCTTAGCACTACTTATAACGTGCTGGTTTTCTCTATAATTCTAAGTTCATTCAACTTGTTGAATAAAATATTAGTCGCATTCATAGGCTTAAATAAAGTAAAACATGAAGCTAATCTACTTTAG
- a CDS encoding undecaprenyl-phosphate glucose phosphotransferase yields MAQKYSTLLRWINVVVDYSLLNGILCGSFFIAGIDVDWWNVYDSRLTILLLNFCWFFSTSISYDHSYMLKHKAALIINATIGSLLVFTTLAALLKYALPHLYVPPTPYLYFFILFPAFILSIRCFLLLLRKHRRRFWPGYRSIVIVGAGSGGIDLYNHIVSNPQLDLNYQIKGIFDDDNSKMPPHINYLGPVEECIHYACANNVDEVYCALSYSDSKKIEKLMQEADKNMIRFRLVPDVKGSIQRNFLVELFGYVPVLKARQEPLENKANEIIKRLFDIVFSLSVIIFILSWFIPIVALAIKLDSKGPVFFRQLRSGKNNKPFYCLKFRSMKVNSTSDSVQASKDDLRVTKLGKFIRKTSIDELPQFINVLLGNMSVVGPRPHMLKHTHDYSQFIDNYMVRHFLTPGITGWAQVNGFRGETKETTSMINRVQADLWYLENWSVLLDMKIIFLTFWQSLKKNDNVY; encoded by the coding sequence ATGGCACAAAAATATTCTACCTTACTTAGATGGATTAATGTCGTAGTTGATTATTCACTGCTGAATGGCATTTTATGCGGATCGTTTTTCATAGCAGGTATTGATGTAGATTGGTGGAACGTGTATGATTCAAGATTAACAATCTTACTGCTTAACTTCTGCTGGTTTTTTAGCACAAGTATTTCTTATGATCATAGCTATATGCTAAAACACAAAGCAGCTTTAATTATTAATGCTACTATTGGCTCATTATTGGTTTTTACCACATTAGCAGCTTTATTAAAATACGCACTCCCTCATCTTTATGTACCTCCTACACCTTATTTATATTTTTTTATTCTTTTTCCAGCATTCATATTAAGCATAAGGTGCTTTTTACTATTGCTGAGAAAGCACCGGCGCAGATTTTGGCCAGGGTATCGCAGTATTGTAATAGTAGGAGCAGGATCTGGTGGAATTGATTTATATAATCATATAGTTTCTAACCCGCAGCTCGATTTGAACTACCAGATAAAGGGCATTTTTGACGATGATAACTCGAAAATGCCACCTCATATTAATTACTTAGGTCCTGTTGAAGAATGTATTCATTATGCATGTGCCAATAATGTAGATGAGGTTTATTGTGCTTTATCCTATAGTGATAGTAAAAAAATTGAAAAACTAATGCAAGAGGCTGATAAGAATATGATTCGCTTCAGACTTGTGCCAGATGTAAAAGGATCCATCCAACGTAATTTTTTAGTAGAGCTATTCGGGTATGTACCGGTACTAAAGGCTCGACAGGAACCATTAGAAAATAAGGCAAATGAAATTATAAAAAGACTATTTGATATCGTTTTTTCCTTATCTGTAATAATTTTTATACTCAGCTGGTTTATACCTATTGTTGCTTTAGCAATTAAATTAGATTCTAAAGGGCCGGTCTTTTTTAGACAACTACGATCAGGAAAAAACAACAAGCCTTTTTATTGTCTGAAATTCAGAAGCATGAAAGTAAATAGCACTAGCGATAGTGTACAAGCCTCCAAAGATGATTTAAGAGTTACCAAGCTAGGTAAGTTCATCAGAAAGACAAGCATTGATGAGCTTCCTCAATTTATCAATGTTTTATTAGGTAATATGTCCGTTGTTGGTCCTAGGCCTCACATGCTGAAACATACACATGATTATTCTCAATTCATTGATAACTATATGGTGCGGCACTTCCTTACGCCTGGAATAACAGGATGGGCACAAGTGAATGGGTTCCGAGGAGAAACCAAGGAAACAACTTCTATGATCAATCGTGTCCAAGCTGACCTTTGGTATCTGGAAAATTGGTCGGTATTACTGGATATGAAAATAATATTCCTAACCTTCTGGCAGTCACTGAAAAAAAATGACAATGTTTATTGA
- a CDS encoding phospholipase domain-containing protein, whose protein sequence is MLNYDENDGYFDHVPPFVPPHTGRPETGLASAGIDTRVEYVTMEQEKQRGYPENSLRESPIGLGYRVPMVVASPWSRGGWVNSQVFDHTSCLQFLETFLGKKTGRKVAEPNISDWRRVVCGDLTSVFRTYNNEKITVPDFIQKVTFIQSVHQARFKKLPSDFKSLTKEEVEANNLNPALSAFMPQQEQGIRSSCAIPYQLHVNGKLSPDKKLFTIDFETRKDVFGDLTAGAPFMVYAPGTYKRANAVEEQMANWSFAVKAGDRLVNTWPVDAFGSNNYHLRVYGPNGFFREFIGNAQDPAVEISCDYERSRINKKRLAGNIELKIVNTSKTPFTLNITDHAYKANNHTLVVQASGSGREVQSVRLNLKQSFGWYDFSIKINGNNTFEKRFAGRVETGKPSYSDPFMGRAVV, encoded by the coding sequence ATTCTGAACTACGATGAGAATGATGGGTACTTTGACCATGTGCCGCCTTTTGTGCCTCCCCATACAGGCAGGCCTGAAACTGGCTTAGCTTCTGCTGGTATAGATACACGTGTAGAATACGTAACAATGGAGCAAGAGAAGCAGAGAGGATACCCAGAAAACAGCCTTCGGGAAAGCCCGATTGGCTTGGGCTATCGGGTGCCGATGGTGGTTGCCTCGCCCTGGAGCCGTGGCGGCTGGGTAAACTCCCAGGTGTTCGACCACACTTCCTGCCTGCAGTTCCTGGAAACTTTCTTGGGTAAAAAGACAGGCCGGAAAGTAGCTGAACCTAATATCAGCGACTGGAGACGTGTTGTGTGTGGCGATCTGACTTCTGTGTTCAGGACATACAACAACGAAAAGATTACAGTGCCTGATTTTATTCAGAAAGTAACCTTTATACAAAGTGTGCACCAAGCCAGATTTAAGAAGTTGCCGTCTGATTTTAAATCTCTGACAAAAGAAGAGGTAGAAGCGAATAACCTCAATCCTGCTTTGTCGGCTTTTATGCCACAGCAGGAGCAGGGCATTCGTTCTTCGTGTGCTATTCCGTATCAGCTGCATGTGAATGGCAAGCTTAGCCCCGATAAGAAATTATTTACCATTGACTTTGAAACCAGGAAAGATGTTTTTGGCGATCTGACAGCTGGCGCTCCCTTTATGGTTTATGCCCCGGGTACATACAAGCGGGCAAATGCAGTAGAAGAACAAATGGCAAACTGGTCTTTTGCCGTTAAGGCTGGTGACCGCCTGGTTAATACCTGGCCGGTGGATGCTTTCGGGAGCAACAACTACCATCTGCGGGTTTATGGGCCAAACGGATTTTTCAGGGAGTTTATAGGCAATGCCCAGGATCCGGCAGTTGAAATCAGCTGTGACTATGAGCGCAGCAGGATAAATAAGAAAAGGCTCGCAGGCAATATAGAGTTGAAGATTGTAAATACAAGTAAAACGCCTTTTACCCTTAACATAACAGACCATGCCTATAAAGCTAATAACCACACATTGGTTGTGCAGGCAAGTGGATCTGGTCGGGAGGTGCAATCTGTTCGTCTAAATTTGAAACAGAGCTTTGGCTGGTACGACTTCAGTATAAAAATAAACGGGAATAACACCTTCGAAAAAAGATTCGCAGGACGTGTTGAAACAGGTAAGCCAAGCTATAGCGATCCCTTTATGGGCAGAGCAGTTGTGTAG